Proteins encoded within one genomic window of Mycolicibacterium aubagnense:
- a CDS encoding lipoprotein LpqH, which translates to MKRGLVIAIAGAAVLAAGLTGCSKDDKKSSSSSATASASASSAAGNSSAGSGTAKVSIDGKAQDVQGQIGCTTAAGNVVIAIGNASGGLGVTLTDADPPVVKTVGLGAVNGVTLGYTDGVPGGDAKATKDGKTYKISGTATGVDMANPMEPTKKPFEIEVTCP; encoded by the coding sequence ATGAAACGTGGTTTGGTTATCGCCATCGCTGGCGCCGCGGTTCTGGCCGCCGGCCTGACCGGCTGTTCCAAGGACGACAAGAAGTCGTCCAGCTCGTCGGCCACCGCGTCGGCTTCGGCTTCGTCGGCTGCGGGTAACTCCAGTGCGGGCTCCGGCACCGCGAAGGTCAGCATCGACGGCAAGGCCCAGGACGTCCAGGGCCAGATCGGTTGCACCACGGCGGCCGGCAACGTGGTCATCGCCATCGGCAACGCCTCGGGCGGCCTGGGCGTCACCCTGACCGACGCCGACCCGCCGGTCGTCAAGACTGTCGGCCTGGGCGCCGTCAACGGCGTCACCCTCGGCTACACCGACGGTGTCCCGGGCGGCGATGCCAAGGCCACCAAGGACGGCAAGACCTACAAGATCAGCGGCACCGCGACCGGGGTCGACATGGCCAACCCGATGGAGCCCACCAAGAAGCCCTTCGAGATCGAGGTGACCTGCCCCTAG
- a CDS encoding PE-PPE domain-containing protein, with translation MSVQMWPTTSPAVRGMPRVFLLFAMCCALIMGPATNITAGLIVGLIHTSSVLGTVIGIGGKDDPTSANIPAKLNGTVVPPGYVYDPINYPASIQLSASTAISGPKTYNEILTQTTPIIVAGYSEGTLGAEFAKRQLLANKTGPVPSQLSFLMIASPFAPNGGIFERFPGISVPFIVDNMGPAAPSAYNSTFITNEYDPYADFPAYFNPLALANSLLGVMYAHPDVYYDSYLPGTTPAITTTVTNSAGGQDTYVFIKNPDLPLLVPLRIGAGAIGLTPLVKPVLDAVEPLLRVLIDMGYTDRQNLNPATNTPFSLFTPLPKIIEALDAIPGALQQGATNFITDVQSELHLPPLAATSAVSPPVTPLDAAAKKPAALAPVSATAEVVPAIPQQKAATSQPAVEAKVDEKTDLLAGLSPAPSTSNTDQKPAGSDAPHVKSPAPQADPDASPAKSTTPKKDSDTPPVKVTKPKKTKNVPGADADTAKANPEPKAGGSDAGQSTHSEKSAA, from the coding sequence ATGTCCGTCCAGATGTGGCCGACCACCAGTCCTGCTGTTCGCGGCATGCCACGCGTCTTCTTGTTGTTCGCCATGTGCTGCGCGCTGATCATGGGCCCCGCCACGAACATCACGGCGGGGCTGATCGTCGGCTTGATCCACACATCGTCGGTGCTCGGCACGGTGATCGGCATCGGCGGGAAGGACGACCCGACGTCCGCCAACATCCCCGCGAAACTCAACGGCACCGTCGTGCCGCCGGGCTACGTCTACGACCCGATCAACTACCCCGCGTCGATTCAGCTGTCGGCGAGCACTGCTATCTCAGGCCCCAAGACCTACAACGAAATCCTCACGCAGACCACGCCGATCATCGTCGCCGGCTACTCCGAGGGCACGCTGGGTGCCGAATTCGCGAAGCGTCAGTTGCTGGCCAACAAGACCGGTCCCGTTCCGTCGCAGCTGTCGTTCCTGATGATCGCGTCGCCGTTCGCGCCCAATGGCGGCATTTTCGAGCGGTTCCCCGGCATCAGCGTGCCGTTCATCGTGGACAACATGGGCCCGGCTGCGCCGTCGGCCTACAACAGCACGTTCATCACCAACGAGTACGACCCGTATGCCGATTTCCCGGCCTACTTCAATCCGCTCGCGTTGGCCAACAGCCTGCTCGGCGTCATGTATGCGCACCCCGACGTGTACTACGACTCATACCTCCCCGGCACCACCCCCGCCATCACCACGACGGTGACCAACAGCGCCGGAGGCCAGGACACGTACGTGTTCATCAAGAATCCTGACCTGCCGCTGTTGGTCCCGCTGCGTATCGGCGCCGGCGCCATCGGGCTGACGCCACTCGTCAAGCCGGTCCTCGACGCCGTAGAGCCGCTGCTGCGGGTCCTCATCGACATGGGCTACACCGACCGCCAGAACCTGAATCCGGCCACGAATACCCCGTTCTCGCTGTTCACGCCGCTGCCCAAGATCATCGAAGCGCTGGACGCGATACCCGGCGCACTGCAACAGGGCGCCACCAACTTCATCACCGATGTGCAATCGGAGCTGCACCTGCCACCTCTCGCAGCCACTTCGGCTGTCTCTCCGCCCGTTACTCCGCTGGACGCGGCCGCCAAGAAGCCCGCGGCCTTGGCGCCGGTGTCAGCGACTGCCGAGGTCGTGCCGGCGATCCCTCAACAGAAGGCTGCGACCAGCCAGCCGGCGGTGGAGGCGAAGGTCGATGAGAAGACCGACCTGTTGGCCGGGCTGTCTCCGGCACCATCGACGTCGAACACCGACCAGAAGCCGGCAGGGTCCGACGCGCCGCACGTGAAATCACCGGCGCCGCAAGCAGATCCTGACGCATCACCGGCCAAGTCGACCACACCGAAGAAGGATTCCGACACGCCACCGGTGAAGGTGACGAAGCCGAAGAAAACCAAGAACGTCCCCGGCGCGGACGCCGACACCGCGAAGGCGAATCCGGAGCCGAAGGCCGGCGGGTCCGATGCCGGGCAGAGCACTCACTCGGAGAAGTCGGCCGCCTGA
- a CDS encoding APC family permease, translating into MTETAQQHSEAGHLNATLGLGGVTLFGLAYMAPIIVLGIFGVIAEASAGASAGSYLLATVAMLFTAASYAKMSVHYPVAGSSYTYVRKSLDSRLGFLVGWTILLDYLFLPLVIWLIGAAYLTGEFPSVPAWVWIVAFIVVTTALNIIGLKVADKANLVLMALQFLVIALFVGFAVAYLVSHHGGGSLLSVTPFSGTGGFSAIAAGAAIAAYSFLGFDAVSTLTEDTKNPQRNIPRAIMLVALIGGVVFVAVAYVLTLVQPGGTFSNADSLAADTARTIGGALFAAFFVAGLIIGQFTSGLAAQASVSRLLYAMGRDSVLPNRFFGRLSRRHFTPVFNIVLCGLIGLGAVFLNVATSTSFINFGAFTAFTLVNVSVIGYFVRHRDEQRLNPLTYVVIPLTGAVVDVYLLTQLGSAALTLGVIWMSIGVVYLLVLTRGLRVPPPELSLAE; encoded by the coding sequence ATGACCGAAACTGCCCAGCAGCACAGCGAGGCCGGCCACCTCAACGCCACGCTCGGCTTGGGTGGCGTGACGCTGTTCGGCCTCGCCTATATGGCGCCGATCATCGTCCTGGGCATTTTCGGCGTGATCGCCGAGGCGTCCGCGGGAGCCAGTGCCGGTTCGTATCTGCTGGCCACCGTGGCCATGCTGTTCACGGCCGCGAGCTACGCGAAGATGTCGGTGCACTATCCGGTCGCTGGCTCGTCGTACACGTACGTCCGCAAGTCCCTGGATTCGCGGCTCGGATTCCTGGTCGGCTGGACGATCCTGCTCGATTACCTGTTCCTGCCGCTGGTCATCTGGTTGATCGGCGCCGCGTACCTGACCGGTGAGTTTCCGTCGGTGCCGGCGTGGGTCTGGATCGTGGCGTTCATCGTCGTGACGACCGCGCTGAACATCATCGGACTCAAGGTGGCGGACAAGGCCAACTTGGTCCTGATGGCCTTGCAGTTCCTGGTGATCGCACTGTTCGTCGGTTTCGCGGTGGCTTATCTGGTGTCCCACCATGGCGGTGGCTCGCTGCTGTCCGTCACTCCGTTCAGCGGTACCGGTGGCTTCTCGGCGATCGCCGCGGGTGCGGCCATCGCGGCATACTCCTTTCTCGGCTTCGACGCCGTCAGCACGCTCACGGAGGACACCAAGAATCCGCAGCGCAACATCCCGCGCGCGATCATGCTCGTCGCCCTCATCGGCGGGGTGGTCTTCGTGGCGGTCGCGTACGTCCTGACGCTGGTTCAGCCCGGCGGCACATTCTCGAACGCTGATTCGCTGGCTGCGGACACGGCCCGGACCATCGGCGGGGCACTGTTCGCCGCGTTCTTCGTGGCCGGTTTGATCATCGGTCAGTTCACCTCGGGCCTGGCAGCGCAGGCCAGCGTGTCCCGGTTGCTGTATGCGATGGGCCGAGACTCGGTGTTGCCCAACAGATTCTTCGGCCGGCTCTCGCGGCGGCACTTCACGCCTGTCTTCAACATCGTGCTGTGCGGGCTGATCGGGCTGGGTGCGGTGTTCCTCAACGTCGCCACGTCGACGTCGTTCATCAACTTCGGCGCCTTCACGGCCTTCACGCTGGTGAACGTGTCGGTGATCGGCTACTTCGTCCGGCATCGCGACGAACAACGGCTGAATCCGCTGACGTATGTGGTGATTCCGTTGACCGGCGCGGTGGTGGACGTCTACCTGCTCACCCAACTCGGCAGTGCCGCACTGACTCTCGGGGTGATCTGGATGAGCATCGGTGTGGTCTATCTCCTGGTCCTCACCCGTGGTCTGCGCGTCCCGCCGCCGGAGCTGTCACTGGCTGAGTAG
- a CDS encoding carbon-nitrogen hydrolase family protein: MSRQWRVALAQASPLQGDDPVAELAADLAAILAERPDTEMVVFPEIHLLGASDAAADPRSYFDAVAEPLTGPLVQALGAVAADAGVWLVPGSIAERGDDGRVYNTALVFDPDGRLVSSYRKVFPWRPYEPWASGAGFTAFDVPGVGRMGVNICYDSWFPEATRQIAWLGAEVVFNIVKTTSDDREQELVLARANAITNQIYYLSVNAAGPLGRGQSIYAGPEGEVLAQAAHAEPEVTHLTLDLDRVTAVRTHGTAGVNRMWEQLHADDDPIDLPVYGGQLVHQRWQPQTVNPEGRS, encoded by the coding sequence ATGAGTCGACAATGGCGGGTTGCCCTCGCCCAGGCCAGCCCGTTACAGGGCGACGATCCGGTGGCCGAGCTGGCTGCTGACCTCGCGGCGATCCTCGCCGAGCGCCCGGACACCGAGATGGTGGTGTTCCCCGAGATTCATCTGCTGGGCGCGAGCGACGCCGCTGCCGATCCCCGGTCCTATTTCGACGCGGTCGCCGAGCCGCTCACCGGACCGCTCGTGCAGGCGCTCGGCGCCGTGGCCGCGGACGCCGGCGTCTGGCTGGTGCCCGGCTCCATCGCCGAGCGCGGCGACGACGGCCGGGTGTACAACACCGCGCTCGTCTTCGATCCCGACGGTCGTCTGGTGTCGTCGTACCGGAAGGTGTTCCCCTGGCGCCCGTACGAGCCGTGGGCGTCAGGCGCCGGCTTCACGGCATTCGACGTACCCGGTGTCGGCCGGATGGGCGTGAACATCTGCTACGACAGCTGGTTCCCCGAAGCGACCCGGCAGATCGCATGGCTCGGTGCGGAGGTGGTGTTCAACATCGTCAAGACGACGTCCGACGACCGCGAGCAGGAACTCGTCCTGGCCCGCGCCAACGCGATCACGAACCAGATCTACTACCTCAGCGTCAACGCCGCCGGGCCGCTCGGGCGAGGGCAGAGCATCTACGCCGGACCGGAGGGTGAGGTCCTCGCGCAGGCGGCGCACGCCGAGCCGGAGGTCACGCATCTGACGCTCGACCTCGACCGGGTGACCGCGGTGCGCACTCACGGCACCGCCGGGGTCAATCGGATGTGGGAGCAGTTGCACGCCGATGACGACCCGATCGATCTGCCCGTCTACGGCGGTCAGCTGGTCCACCAGCGGTGGCAGCCGCAGACCGTCAACCCCGAAGGACGCTCATGA
- a CDS encoding alpha/beta hydrolase family esterase, with amino-acid sequence MFQSVRRALLFVLVVGVVAVIGGCLGRQSATGAPESGIPTGQSNHSVQAGGLTRTFHMYRPDGLSGASPLVVMLHGGYGDGAQAERAYNWDGQADAGRFLVAYPDGMDRAWNAGTCCGIPKNRDIDDVGFITAMVGAIESQVPIDPARIYVTGMSNGAMMALRLGCQTDLFAAIAPVAGTLLTDCSRAVPTSLLQIHGTADDRVPFDGGPGKAKTIAGAPNVDGPSVPAVNATWRGIDGCGAPATSTAGAVTTQTADCPGGRAVELISVAGAGHQWPGGVPSPLAQRLGDLPPPSSALNATDTIWQFFAAHPR; translated from the coding sequence ATGTTCCAGTCTGTGCGGCGGGCCTTGCTATTCGTGCTTGTTGTCGGCGTGGTCGCGGTGATCGGCGGTTGTCTCGGCCGCCAGTCGGCAACGGGTGCGCCGGAAAGCGGGATACCCACCGGGCAGTCGAATCACTCGGTGCAGGCCGGCGGGCTGACGCGGACCTTCCACATGTACCGCCCTGACGGGCTCAGCGGCGCGTCCCCGTTGGTCGTCATGTTGCACGGTGGCTACGGTGACGGAGCGCAAGCCGAGCGTGCCTACAACTGGGATGGCCAAGCGGACGCGGGGCGTTTCCTGGTCGCCTACCCCGACGGCATGGATCGTGCGTGGAACGCCGGAACCTGTTGCGGCATACCGAAGAACCGCGATATCGACGACGTCGGATTCATCACCGCGATGGTCGGAGCGATCGAGTCGCAGGTGCCGATCGACCCGGCCCGCATCTATGTGACCGGCATGTCCAACGGCGCCATGATGGCGCTGCGCCTCGGCTGTCAGACGGACCTGTTCGCCGCTATCGCGCCGGTCGCCGGGACACTGCTGACCGACTGCTCGCGGGCCGTCCCGACCTCGCTCCTGCAGATCCACGGCACTGCCGATGATCGCGTGCCCTTCGACGGCGGCCCGGGCAAGGCGAAAACCATTGCCGGCGCGCCGAATGTCGACGGACCGTCGGTGCCCGCGGTGAACGCGACGTGGCGCGGCATCGACGGCTGCGGGGCGCCCGCGACGTCCACCGCCGGCGCCGTGACGACGCAGACCGCCGACTGCCCCGGCGGCCGCGCCGTCGAGCTGATCAGCGTCGCCGGCGCCGGCCATCAGTGGCCCGGCGGGGTCCCGAGCCCGCTGGCGCAACGGCTCGGTGACCTGCCGCCGCCGTCGAGCGCCTTGAACGCCACCGACACCATCTGGCAGTTCTTCGCCGCGCACCCGCGCTGA
- a CDS encoding MarR family winged helix-turn-helix transcriptional regulator, with protein sequence MVAGLAAPRLRAAFDSAGLTGIRPAQAVALVPLASGPLHASMLADRLGVTRQAVAQAIRALEPHGYVTRTRDPSDARTLLIELTPQGRQALAVMRTNAIAIEADWLKILGQRRLAALRETLQLLLTQQSPR encoded by the coding sequence ATGGTCGCGGGCCTCGCCGCACCACGGTTGCGGGCGGCATTCGACAGTGCCGGCTTGACGGGGATCCGGCCGGCACAGGCCGTCGCGCTCGTGCCGTTGGCCAGCGGCCCGCTGCATGCTTCCATGCTGGCCGACCGCCTCGGCGTCACCAGACAGGCCGTGGCCCAGGCAATCCGGGCTCTGGAGCCACACGGTTATGTGACCAGGACCCGCGACCCCTCCGACGCCCGGACGTTGCTCATCGAGCTGACCCCACAAGGCAGGCAGGCACTGGCAGTGATGCGCACCAACGCCATTGCGATCGAAGCCGATTGGCTGAAGATTCTGGGGCAACGGCGTCTGGCCGCACTTCGCGAAACCCTGCAGCTGCTGCTCACACAGCAGAGTCCCCGATGA
- a CDS encoding phytoene desaturase family protein, translated as MSTAVVVGGGPNGLAAAITLAAKGVDVTVLEAADRIGGGVRSSEYVLPGLVFDDCAAIHVMPAGSTFIKDFGLDRYGLQWKWTEIDCVHPLDDGSAGALYRSVETTATGLGVDGSRWQLLFGGPSRRFDTLSEDIMGPLLRVPRHPLGLARFGAPTVLPAAALARVFRTPQARALFGGVAAHTFQPLHRPLTSAIGLGIITAGHANGWPVAAGGSQAITNALEAVLTELGGKIETGVRVTTASQLPPADITVFDLSPTAIAGILGDRLPKRVRRAFDRFRYGPGAFKVDFAVEGDVPWANPAARRAGTVHLGGDFGEIAATERDIHAGRMPQRPFVLAFQQYLADPDRSVGTVNPVSAYAHVPNGYGGDATEAIIAQIERFAPGFRDRIVGQAVRSTTQMSVYNTNYVGGDINTGAKDIRQLAFGPRTTLSPYTIGVPGMYICSAATPPGPGGHGMCGANAAAVALARLAR; from the coding sequence ATGAGCACCGCGGTTGTGGTTGGCGGCGGGCCCAACGGGCTCGCCGCCGCCATCACCCTGGCCGCCAAGGGGGTCGACGTCACGGTGCTGGAGGCCGCGGACCGGATCGGTGGCGGTGTTCGCTCCAGTGAGTACGTCCTCCCGGGACTGGTGTTCGACGATTGCGCCGCCATCCACGTGATGCCGGCCGGTTCCACGTTCATCAAGGACTTCGGCCTGGACCGTTATGGCCTGCAATGGAAGTGGACCGAGATCGACTGCGTCCACCCACTCGACGACGGCAGCGCCGGGGCGCTCTACCGCTCGGTCGAGACCACGGCGACCGGCCTCGGGGTCGACGGATCGCGGTGGCAGCTGCTGTTCGGCGGACCGTCCCGCCGGTTCGACACCCTGTCCGAGGACATCATGGGCCCGCTGCTGCGGGTACCGCGGCATCCATTGGGGCTCGCCCGGTTCGGCGCGCCGACAGTGCTGCCGGCGGCCGCACTGGCCCGGGTGTTCCGTACGCCGCAGGCCCGCGCCCTCTTCGGAGGCGTTGCCGCGCACACCTTTCAACCGCTGCACCGCCCGCTCACCTCCGCGATCGGGCTGGGCATCATCACCGCCGGGCACGCCAACGGCTGGCCGGTGGCGGCGGGCGGATCGCAGGCGATCACCAACGCTCTCGAGGCGGTGCTGACCGAGCTGGGCGGCAAGATCGAGACGGGCGTGCGGGTGACCACCGCGTCCCAGCTGCCACCCGCTGACATCACCGTCTTCGATCTGTCGCCCACCGCCATCGCCGGGATTCTGGGGGATCGGCTGCCGAAGCGGGTGCGCCGCGCCTTCGACCGGTTCCGTTACGGCCCAGGCGCTTTCAAGGTCGACTTCGCGGTCGAGGGCGATGTGCCGTGGGCCAACCCCGCGGCCCGCCGGGCCGGCACCGTCCACCTGGGCGGTGATTTCGGTGAGATCGCCGCGACGGAGCGAGACATCCACGCGGGTCGGATGCCGCAGCGTCCCTTCGTGCTGGCGTTTCAGCAGTACCTGGCTGACCCGGATCGTTCGGTCGGCACCGTCAACCCGGTCTCGGCATATGCACACGTGCCCAATGGTTACGGCGGCGATGCCACCGAGGCGATCATCGCGCAGATCGAGCGGTTCGCTCCCGGGTTCCGCGATCGTATCGTCGGGCAGGCCGTGCGGTCGACCACCCAAATGTCCGTCTACAACACCAATTATGTCGGCGGTGACATCAACACCGGCGCCAAGGACATCCGCCAGCTGGCCTTCGGCCCACGAACCACGTTGTCGCCGTACACCATCGGCGTGCCTGGGATGTACATCTGCTCGGCGGCCACCCCGCCCGGTCCGGGTGGACACGGCATGTGCGGGGCCAACGCCGCCGCCGTGGCATTGGCCCGGCTCGCCAGGTAG
- a CDS encoding DUF3556 domain-containing protein has protein sequence MGFIEPTLPKVDLEEFLRMPLRDRLRIMCLKWVDEGYGAPRMIHVLYIVKLVFFYGIGGVAIATWTSHLPAFWHVSLWWNQPIVYQKVILWTVLLELIGFAGSWGPLAGKTKPMTGGFRFWAKPNTIRLRPWKAVPFTNGDRRTWFDIIVYLALMATVFVAMVLPGVPSESLSKALPNNTSGLVNPALFVAPIILFVLIGLRDKTIFLAGRGEQYLPALIFFATLPFVNMIIAGKLLIGTVWIWAGVSKFGLHFTNVIPPMVSNSPAIPFTWLKRAHYRNFPEDLRPSHLATFMAHGPGSIVEIAAPLALLFSPWPWLSIAAAAIMVSFHLFIISTFPLAVPVEWNVLFAYATIFLFLGFPNGDGYAVWDMNPGWLAIVLAAALSFFPILGNLRPDLVSFLPAMRQYAGNWASAVWTFTPGAEQKLNRVTRSSPNSADQYVAFGWDPITAEVFTQQVTAWRAMHSQGRGLYSVLLKCLPDIDTRVVREGEMSCNTIIGFNFGDGHLHNEDLIRAIQSEAQFEPGEFVIAWVESQPIHKMTQEYKVIDAALGVIERGTWNVKDLVDEQPWLPNGPIPLNVTWQRAGVNH, from the coding sequence ATGGGATTCATCGAACCGACCTTGCCGAAGGTCGACCTGGAAGAGTTTCTCCGGATGCCCCTGCGGGACCGGCTGCGAATCATGTGCCTGAAATGGGTGGACGAGGGGTACGGCGCACCGCGCATGATCCACGTCCTGTACATCGTCAAGCTCGTGTTCTTCTACGGTATCGGTGGCGTAGCGATCGCCACCTGGACGTCACACCTGCCGGCGTTCTGGCACGTGTCGCTGTGGTGGAACCAGCCGATCGTGTACCAGAAGGTGATCCTGTGGACCGTCCTCCTGGAACTCATCGGGTTCGCGGGCTCCTGGGGTCCGCTGGCCGGTAAGACCAAGCCGATGACGGGCGGGTTCCGGTTCTGGGCCAAGCCCAACACCATTCGGCTACGGCCGTGGAAGGCGGTGCCGTTCACGAACGGCGACCGGCGCACCTGGTTCGACATCATCGTGTACCTGGCCCTGATGGCCACCGTGTTCGTCGCCATGGTGCTGCCCGGGGTGCCCAGTGAATCATTGTCAAAAGCCTTGCCGAACAACACCTCCGGCCTGGTGAACCCGGCCCTCTTCGTGGCGCCGATCATCCTGTTCGTGCTGATCGGGCTGCGGGACAAGACGATCTTCCTGGCCGGCCGCGGCGAGCAGTACCTGCCGGCGCTGATCTTCTTCGCCACGTTGCCGTTCGTCAACATGATCATCGCCGGCAAGCTGCTGATCGGCACGGTCTGGATTTGGGCCGGTGTCTCGAAGTTCGGCCTGCACTTCACCAACGTCATTCCGCCGATGGTGAGCAACAGCCCCGCGATCCCGTTCACGTGGCTCAAGCGGGCCCACTACCGCAACTTCCCCGAGGACCTGCGTCCCTCGCACCTGGCCACCTTCATGGCGCACGGCCCGGGCAGCATCGTGGAAATCGCGGCGCCACTGGCCCTGCTGTTCTCGCCGTGGCCGTGGCTGTCGATCGCGGCCGCCGCCATCATGGTCAGCTTCCACCTGTTCATCATCTCGACATTCCCGCTGGCGGTACCGGTCGAATGGAACGTGCTGTTCGCCTACGCCACCATCTTCCTGTTCCTGGGTTTCCCCAACGGGGACGGCTACGCGGTGTGGGACATGAACCCGGGGTGGCTGGCCATCGTGCTCGCTGCTGCGTTGTCCTTCTTCCCGATCCTCGGCAACCTGCGCCCCGACCTGGTGTCGTTCCTGCCGGCCATGCGCCAGTACGCCGGCAACTGGGCCTCGGCGGTGTGGACCTTCACACCCGGGGCCGAGCAGAAGCTCAACCGCGTCACCCGGTCGTCGCCCAACTCGGCCGACCAGTACGTCGCCTTCGGCTGGGACCCGATCACCGCCGAGGTGTTCACCCAGCAGGTGACGGCGTGGCGGGCCATGCACAGCCAGGGGCGAGGCCTGTACTCGGTGCTGCTGAAATGCCTGCCCGACATCGATACTCGCGTGGTCCGCGAAGGCGAGATGTCGTGCAACACCATCATCGGCTTCAACTTCGGCGACGGGCACCTGCACAATGAGGATCTGATCCGGGCAATCCAGTCCGAGGCGCAATTCGAGCCGGGCGAGTTCGTCATCGCCTGGGTCGAATCGCAGCCGATCCACAAGATGACGCAGGAGTACAAGGTGATCGATGCGGCACTGGGCGTCATCGAGCGCGGCACCTGGAACGTGAAGGACCTGGTCGACGAGCAGCCGTGGCTGCCCAACGGGCCGATTCCGCTCAACGTCACCTGGCAGCGTGCCGGAGTCAACCACTGA
- a CDS encoding class I adenylate-forming enzyme family protein, giving the protein MNLASLPDRRAAAAPHAPAVADDHTNLDNTAFLDAVRRAAGALHQRGVRAGDVVGIMLPNCAAFVVTLFATWRLGAVATPISPTLVPAEVAYQVADAGAVVLVVDRDVDSDIPVLHVDDMGGEPRTTDPVVGTDDDLALLIYTSGTTGRPKGVMLDKANLNAMCAMVIEGFELSESDHSLLILPLFHVNGIVVSVLSPLLAGGRATIAGRFNPATFFERLESSRATYFSAVPTIYTMLLGLPPEVRPDTSAVRFAVCGAAPASIELLEGFERRYGIPLVEGYGLSEGSCASTGNPLNGPRKVGTVGIPLPGQEIRIVDVAGAEVPQGELGEVVIKGPNVMRGYLNRPEETEKTLKDGWLHTGDVGRFDEDGYLVLVDRAKDMIIRGGENIYPKEIETVVYQVAGVAEAAVVGRASGLYGEEPVLFVSAHPGADLDVEGIAAHLTASLSKYKLPVDITMLEALPKNPVGKIDKPSLRKALTTTDPRI; this is encoded by the coding sequence ATGAATCTCGCCTCCCTGCCCGACCGCCGCGCCGCCGCGGCGCCGCACGCGCCGGCTGTCGCTGACGACCACACGAACCTCGACAACACCGCTTTCCTCGACGCCGTCCGGCGCGCTGCCGGGGCGCTGCATCAGCGTGGCGTACGCGCCGGAGACGTCGTCGGCATCATGCTGCCCAACTGCGCGGCCTTCGTGGTGACCCTGTTCGCCACCTGGCGGCTGGGCGCCGTCGCGACGCCCATCAGCCCGACGCTGGTGCCCGCGGAGGTTGCCTACCAAGTGGCCGACGCCGGCGCCGTCGTACTCGTCGTCGATCGCGACGTCGACTCCGACATCCCCGTCCTGCACGTCGACGACATGGGTGGCGAGCCCCGGACCACCGACCCCGTGGTCGGTACCGACGACGACCTGGCCCTGCTGATCTACACCAGCGGCACGACGGGGCGACCCAAGGGCGTCATGCTCGACAAGGCGAACCTGAATGCCATGTGCGCCATGGTGATCGAAGGGTTCGAGCTGTCCGAATCCGACCACAGCCTGCTCATCCTGCCGTTGTTCCACGTGAACGGCATCGTGGTCAGCGTGCTGTCGCCGCTGCTCGCCGGCGGACGGGCCACGATCGCGGGCCGGTTCAATCCCGCGACGTTCTTCGAGCGCCTGGAATCCAGCCGCGCCACCTACTTCTCCGCCGTGCCAACTATTTACACCATGCTCTTGGGCCTGCCGCCGGAGGTGCGACCCGACACCTCGGCGGTGCGGTTTGCCGTCTGCGGTGCCGCGCCGGCCAGCATCGAGCTGCTCGAGGGATTCGAAAGGCGTTACGGCATTCCCCTGGTCGAGGGCTACGGACTATCCGAGGGGTCGTGCGCCAGCACAGGCAACCCGCTGAATGGGCCGCGCAAGGTCGGCACTGTCGGAATTCCCTTACCGGGACAGGAAATTCGCATCGTCGACGTGGCCGGTGCAGAGGTGCCGCAGGGCGAGCTCGGCGAAGTGGTCATCAAGGGGCCCAACGTCATGCGTGGCTACCTGAACCGCCCCGAGGAGACCGAGAAGACCCTGAAGGACGGCTGGCTGCACACCGGCGACGTCGGCCGGTTCGACGAGGACGGCTACCTGGTCCTGGTCGACCGGGCCAAGGACATGATCATCCGCGGCGGCGAGAACATCTATCCCAAAGAGATCGAGACCGTCGTCTACCAGGTGGCCGGGGTCGCCGAGGCCGCCGTCGTCGGACGGGCCAGCGGCCTGTATGGCGAAGAACCCGTCCTGTTCGTCTCCGCGCATCCCGGTGCCGACCTCGACGTCGAGGGCATCGCCGCACATCTGACGGCGTCACTGTCGAAATACAAACTGCCCGTGGACATCACCATGCTCGAGGCACTGCCGAAGAACCCCGTCGGCAAGATCGACAAGCCGTCCCTGCGCAAAGCCCTCACCACCACCGATCCGCGAATCTAG